From a region of the Listeria monocytogenes ATCC 19117 genome:
- a CDS encoding PTS fructose transporter subunit IIB yields the protein MKRKIIAVTACATGVAHTYMAAQALKKGAKKMGNLIKVETQGATGIENELTEKDVNIGEVVIFAVDTKVRNKERFDGKVVLEVPVSAPIKDAEKVINAALALIDEK from the coding sequence ATGAAACGTAAAATTATCGCAGTAACCGCATGTGCGACAGGAGTGGCGCACACATATATGGCAGCACAAGCACTTAAAAAAGGCGCGAAAAAAATGGGCAACCTCATTAAAGTAGAAACACAAGGCGCAACAGGAATTGAGAATGAATTAACCGAAAAAGATGTAAATATCGGCGAAGTAGTTATTTTCGCAGTAGATACAAAAGTTCGTAACAAAGAACGTTTTGATGGTAAAGTCGTGCTGGAAGTTCCAGTAAGCGCACCGATTAAAGATGCAGAAAAAGTAATCAACGCAGCACTTGCGTTAATTGACGAAAAATAA
- a CDS encoding PTS fructose transporter subunit IIC: MFRKIGSELKKHVLTGISYMIPLVIAGAVIMAIARVGGSFFGITDIWDAKYADSANSLISLLHSLDGFGGLALGMMFPVIAAFIGYSIADKLALAPGLVGGLLARDIGAGFLGALAAGLIAGYTCLLIKKYVKLPKAAASIVPVFLVPVFGTLITVLIINYVVGIPFADLNTALENWLNGMSGSNQILMAAIIGAMVGFDLGGPVNKAAVTTAMALLTSGIYAPNTAAQVAIIIPPLGLGLATLIAKRKYNTEMREAGKSSLIMGLVGISEGAIPFAVESPLKVIPATVLGSAVGGALAVGLGAINQAPISGFYGWFTVENWPVYILAIAVGTLIVAGMSVALRKASAGEEMAGSSYDDEIDEAEWEA, translated from the coding sequence ATGTTCAGAAAAATTGGGAGTGAACTGAAAAAACACGTTTTAACAGGTATTTCATATATGATTCCGCTCGTTATTGCAGGCGCCGTGATTATGGCGATTGCTCGGGTTGGTGGTTCGTTTTTCGGAATTACAGATATTTGGGATGCGAAATACGCAGACAGTGCGAATAGTTTAATTTCACTACTGCATAGTTTAGATGGTTTTGGTGGCTTGGCGCTAGGAATGATGTTCCCGGTTATTGCAGCATTTATCGGGTATTCGATTGCGGACAAATTAGCACTAGCACCTGGTCTTGTTGGTGGTTTACTGGCACGTGATATTGGCGCTGGTTTCCTTGGGGCACTGGCAGCTGGTTTAATCGCTGGTTACACATGTCTATTGATTAAAAAATACGTGAAACTGCCAAAAGCGGCGGCTTCGATTGTACCGGTATTTTTAGTACCAGTTTTTGGCACACTTATTACCGTTCTTATTATTAATTATGTGGTTGGTATTCCTTTTGCTGACTTAAATACAGCCCTTGAAAATTGGCTAAATGGTATGTCTGGATCGAATCAAATTCTAATGGCGGCTATTATCGGAGCAATGGTTGGTTTTGACTTAGGCGGACCTGTAAATAAAGCAGCTGTAACAACGGCGATGGCACTTTTAACAAGTGGAATTTATGCACCAAATACAGCAGCACAAGTAGCAATCATCATCCCACCACTTGGTCTTGGTTTAGCAACCTTAATCGCAAAACGTAAATATAATACTGAAATGCGTGAGGCAGGAAAATCTTCTCTTATCATGGGACTTGTTGGGATTAGTGAAGGGGCAATTCCTTTCGCGGTAGAATCTCCGCTTAAAGTTATTCCGGCTACGGTTCTTGGTTCTGCTGTCGGCGGCGCGCTAGCTGTAGGTCTTGGCGCAATTAACCAAGCGCCAATTAGTGGTTTTTATGGCTGGTTCACAGTTGAAAATTGGCCAGTTTACATTTTAGCAATTGCAGTTGGAACGCTAATCGTTGCGGGTATGTCAGTCGCTTTACGTAAAGCAAGTGCTGGCGAGGAAATGGCTGGTTCAAGCTACGATGACGAAATTGACGAAGCAGAATGGGAAGCTTAA
- a CDS encoding alpha-mannosidase, which yields MVKAHIVNHTHWDREWYFTSADALVLSEQLFTEVIDELKKHPEANFVLDGQLSILDDYVALYPEKLADIKQLIADKQLFIGPWFTQTDAFFAHGESILRNAMIGIFDSKKYGDYMEIGYLPDTFGFNAQMPTLLEHAGFDNVIFWRGIHLGEHVASPYFKWQGLGEEASIYAINMPQGYGTGMLLEPTSAYVDGRLDPAIDFIEKYSKTTEVLIPSGNDQLNIISNFAEKLVEINKMGRHDYQLSTYQDFIQYVRELPDLEEYRGEFRSPVLARVHKTIGSSRMNIKLKSASLEQKLLTRIEPLLVIAKASGISISERLLMHTWKKLLEGQAHDSLAGCVSDPVAEDILHRMKEADELCDSIENTIVKKIADDLSLAANEIIVFNTDLHDFDGYKEIQVVTEHKNIHFPAFPDATIVQEEFIPSRENVLEETPAGNRFIEELGYYVLQVRVKVELPGLGYRVIAFEENDRELDSMIASNDVAITNNFYKITFENGEIALEKPNGERITSFITLEDDVNAGDTYDYSPLAGDIAELFTFSEVKTEKSSEVERLILTGKSDFPLDRLTKEGHGDLQIKLILEVKKGSELLDVKVEVDNQIKNHRLRLKVNTGVKTDYNIASLPFGYIKRKPVVPANWRETYSEMPIDIEPLEQSVTLTNEAESCTIFTQGIKEYQQLDQYLALTLLATTGQLGKPDLAYRPGRASGDTTKKGHVLIETEGAQLLGKHEFSLAIYLGDQAFDEHKTAERTKAFNQANVSYQRQPFNHFLHRLDNKIQKTERKLGAKQTLGMLNLPKEYLVSACHPSYYSADKYIIRLENPTNTPQKLALSDMSFEYVNAIEEVVANDNNTIPAYGAVTLRLEI from the coding sequence ATGGTTAAAGCACATATTGTGAACCATACGCATTGGGACCGAGAGTGGTATTTTACCTCGGCCGATGCACTGGTTCTAAGTGAACAACTTTTTACAGAAGTAATTGACGAATTAAAAAAGCACCCAGAAGCAAACTTTGTACTTGATGGGCAACTGTCGATTTTAGATGATTATGTCGCACTGTACCCGGAAAAATTAGCGGATATTAAGCAATTAATTGCGGATAAACAACTTTTCATTGGACCGTGGTTTACGCAAACAGATGCCTTTTTCGCGCATGGTGAGTCGATTTTGCGCAATGCGATGATTGGGATTTTTGATAGTAAAAAATACGGCGACTATATGGAAATTGGTTATTTGCCAGATACATTTGGTTTTAATGCCCAAATGCCGACTTTACTTGAACATGCTGGCTTTGATAATGTGATTTTCTGGCGTGGGATTCATCTTGGTGAACATGTTGCGTCTCCATATTTTAAATGGCAAGGACTTGGAGAAGAAGCGTCGATTTATGCGATTAATATGCCACAAGGTTACGGCACAGGGATGCTCCTTGAACCAACCTCGGCATATGTGGATGGACGCCTCGACCCGGCAATTGATTTCATTGAAAAGTACAGTAAAACAACTGAAGTTTTAATTCCATCTGGGAATGATCAGCTGAATATTATTAGTAACTTTGCCGAAAAATTAGTGGAAATCAACAAGATGGGACGCCATGATTATCAACTTAGTACCTATCAAGATTTTATTCAATATGTTAGAGAGCTGCCCGACTTAGAAGAATATCGCGGCGAATTTAGAAGTCCGGTTCTTGCGCGAGTGCATAAAACTATTGGATCTAGCCGAATGAATATTAAGCTAAAAAGCGCGTCACTCGAGCAAAAATTGCTAACTCGTATTGAGCCACTTCTTGTTATTGCTAAAGCATCTGGAATTTCTATTAGCGAGCGTTTACTAATGCACACTTGGAAGAAACTTTTAGAAGGTCAAGCGCACGATAGCTTGGCGGGCTGCGTTTCTGATCCAGTTGCCGAAGATATTTTGCACCGGATGAAAGAAGCTGACGAACTATGCGATAGTATCGAAAACACGATTGTGAAAAAAATTGCCGATGATTTATCACTTGCGGCGAACGAAATTATCGTTTTTAACACGGATTTACATGATTTTGACGGATATAAAGAAATACAAGTAGTAACCGAGCATAAAAACATCCATTTCCCAGCGTTTCCGGACGCAACGATTGTCCAAGAAGAGTTCATTCCATCGCGCGAAAATGTGCTAGAAGAAACGCCAGCCGGAAACCGATTTATTGAAGAACTGGGCTACTATGTGCTTCAAGTGCGCGTCAAAGTGGAGCTTCCAGGCCTTGGTTACCGCGTGATTGCTTTTGAAGAGAATGACCGCGAACTGGATTCGATGATTGCTTCCAATGATGTGGCAATCACGAATAATTTCTACAAAATCACTTTTGAAAATGGCGAAATTGCTCTTGAAAAACCAAACGGCGAGCGCATCACTTCTTTTATTACACTAGAAGATGATGTGAATGCGGGAGATACGTATGATTATTCACCACTAGCCGGAGATATCGCGGAATTATTCACTTTTTCCGAAGTGAAAACGGAGAAATCAAGCGAAGTCGAACGTTTAATTTTAACAGGAAAAAGCGATTTCCCACTTGATCGTTTGACGAAAGAAGGGCATGGCGACCTGCAAATCAAACTCATTTTAGAGGTGAAAAAAGGTAGCGAACTGCTGGATGTTAAAGTTGAAGTAGATAACCAAATTAAAAATCACCGTCTACGCTTAAAAGTAAACACAGGTGTGAAAACAGACTACAACATCGCTTCACTTCCATTCGGATATATCAAGAGAAAACCAGTTGTACCAGCGAATTGGCGAGAAACATATAGCGAAATGCCAATCGACATCGAACCACTTGAACAAAGCGTGACGCTAACAAATGAAGCAGAAAGTTGTACCATTTTCACACAGGGCATCAAAGAATACCAACAATTGGATCAATATTTAGCACTGACGCTACTGGCAACAACCGGACAACTCGGAAAACCTGATTTAGCATACCGGCCAGGCCGAGCATCAGGCGACACAACGAAAAAAGGTCACGTGCTCATAGAAACAGAAGGCGCGCAGTTACTTGGTAAACATGAATTTTCATTAGCCATTTACCTCGGGGACCAAGCTTTCGATGAACATAAAACAGCTGAACGAACAAAAGCGTTCAACCAAGCAAACGTATCTTATCAACGCCAACCGTTCAATCACTTTTTACATCGCTTGGATAACAAAATCCAGAAAACAGAACGGAAATTAGGCGCGAAGCAAACGTTAGGTATGTTGAATTTGCCGAAAGAATACTTAGTTTCAGCGTGCCACCCGTCCTACTACTCAGCAGATAAATACATTATCCGCCTGGAAAACCCAACTAACACACCACAAAAGTTGGCACTCTCGGATATGTCGTTTGAGTATGTGAATGCTATCGAAGAAGTTGTTGCAAATGACAACAACACGATTCCAGCATATGGCGCTGTTACGTTGCGATTAGAAATATAG
- a CDS encoding LysR family transcriptional regulator, whose protein sequence is MELRVLNYFLTVAREKTISQAAEVLHLSQPTLSKQLKELEEELGVTLFIRGNRSITLTEDGLYLANRGKEILSLVELTTSNLLQNETISGKIMIGAAETRGFEFIGSMLHELREKHSDITFQLHSGNADDVLEKIEHGLLDFGLVINPVEKLQYEYLPLNIEDTWGILVNTKHSLAKKAVVTPSDIEANPIVVSNQSFIDNQLASWLGEHFEQLNVIGRYNLLYNASLLAKENIASILCIDGIINTKNTNLKFIPFSPPLTAGISIVWKKNQTFSSASKEFLRLIKKTCSK, encoded by the coding sequence ATGGAGCTTCGTGTGTTGAATTATTTTTTAACTGTTGCACGTGAAAAAACGATTAGTCAAGCGGCGGAAGTGCTTCATCTTTCTCAGCCAACGCTTTCTAAACAATTGAAGGAACTTGAGGAAGAACTAGGGGTAACTTTATTTATTCGTGGAAATCGGTCTATTACGTTAACAGAGGATGGGCTTTATTTAGCTAATCGCGGGAAAGAAATTTTATCTTTAGTGGAGTTAACTACTTCGAATTTACTTCAAAATGAGACGATTAGCGGAAAAATAATGATTGGTGCTGCTGAAACGAGAGGATTTGAATTTATCGGTAGCATGTTACATGAACTTAGAGAGAAGCATTCCGACATTACTTTTCAATTGCATAGCGGCAATGCGGATGATGTTTTAGAAAAAATTGAGCACGGTTTACTAGATTTTGGTTTGGTAATTAATCCTGTGGAAAAACTACAATATGAATATTTACCACTTAATATAGAAGATACTTGGGGAATTTTAGTCAATACAAAACATTCTTTAGCGAAAAAAGCGGTTGTAACTCCTAGTGATATTGAAGCTAATCCGATTGTCGTTTCCAACCAATCTTTCATTGATAATCAGCTAGCTAGTTGGCTTGGAGAGCATTTTGAACAATTGAATGTAATTGGTAGATATAATTTACTGTATAATGCCTCTTTGCTCGCTAAGGAGAACATCGCAAGTATTCTTTGTATTGATGGTATTATCAATACAAAGAATACTAACCTGAAGTTTATCCCTTTTTCGCCGCCTCTAACTGCTGGAATTAGTATTGTGTGGAAGAAGAATCAAACTTTCTCCAGTGCTTCGAAGGAATTTTTACGATTAATAAAAAAAACTTGCTCAAAATAA
- a CDS encoding DapH/DapD/GlmU-related protein, which translates to MIEQDLQKRLVDQEILQGSDLLDEIHEVKQNNEQLIIELNTKYHSKKEVIKYLSDITGKPVDPSVDVSLPFYSDFGKHITFGKNIFINLNVTFVDLGGITIEDNVLIGPGARLVTVNHLVSPKKRRGLRVAPICVKKNAWIGANATILSGVTIGENAIVAADATVTRDVPANVIVAGSPAKQIRKIIEE; encoded by the coding sequence ATGATAGAACAAGATTTACAGAAAAGACTAGTCGACCAAGAAATTCTCCAAGGGTCGGATTTGTTAGATGAAATTCACGAAGTAAAACAAAACAATGAACAACTTATCATCGAACTAAACACCAAGTACCACTCAAAAAAAGAAGTGATTAAATATCTCAGTGACATCACTGGAAAACCAGTCGATCCATCAGTCGATGTCTCACTTCCTTTTTATAGCGACTTCGGGAAACATATTACTTTTGGGAAAAATATCTTTATCAATTTAAATGTAACTTTCGTGGATTTGGGTGGGATTACAATTGAAGATAATGTTTTAATTGGCCCAGGAGCAAGACTTGTGACCGTCAACCATTTAGTTAGCCCGAAAAAAAGACGTGGCTTAAGAGTAGCCCCAATTTGTGTGAAGAAAAACGCCTGGATTGGCGCAAACGCAACGATATTATCAGGCGTAACAATCGGCGAAAATGCTATCGTTGCTGCGGATGCTACCGTCACAAGAGATGTCCCAGCAAACGTTATCGTCGCCGGAAGCCCAGCCAAACAAATTCGTAAAATTATCGAGGAATAA
- a CDS encoding SDR family oxidoreductase, whose product MTIKNKVIIITGASSGIGEATALLLAEKGAKVVLAARRVEKLEKIVQTIKASSGEAIFAKTDVTKREDNKKLVELAIETYGKVDAIFLNAGIMPNSPLSALKEDEWEQMVDINIKGVLNGIAAVLPSFIAQKSGHIIATSSVAGLKAYPGGAVYGATKWAVRDLMEVLRMESAQEGTNIRTATIYPAAINTELLETITDKETEQGMTSLYKQYGITPDRIASIVAYAIDQPEDVNVNEFTVGPTSQPW is encoded by the coding sequence ATGACAATCAAAAATAAAGTAATTATTATAACCGGAGCATCATCCGGAATTGGTGAAGCAACAGCCTTACTTTTAGCTGAAAAAGGGGCGAAAGTGGTTCTTGCTGCTCGTCGCGTAGAAAAGCTGGAAAAAATTGTTCAAACGATTAAAGCGAGTTCAGGCGAAGCAATTTTTGCCAAAACGGATGTGACAAAACGCGAAGACAATAAGAAATTAGTAGAATTAGCGATTGAAACATACGGAAAAGTAGATGCAATCTTTTTAAATGCGGGAATCATGCCGAATTCGCCATTATCTGCTTTAAAAGAAGACGAATGGGAGCAAATGGTTGATATCAATATTAAAGGCGTACTGAATGGAATTGCCGCAGTTTTGCCTTCTTTCATCGCTCAAAAATCAGGACATATCATCGCCACTTCTTCTGTAGCAGGATTAAAAGCATATCCCGGCGGCGCAGTATATGGCGCGACTAAATGGGCAGTCCGTGACTTAATGGAAGTATTACGGATGGAGTCAGCGCAAGAAGGAACCAATATCCGCACAGCGACCATTTATCCAGCAGCTATCAATACGGAATTACTAGAAACAATCACGGATAAAGAAACCGAACAAGGAATGACGAGCTTATACAAACAATACGGCATCACACCTGATCGTATCGCGAGCATTGTTGCGTATGCTATCGATCAACCCGAAGACGTCAACGTAAATGAATTCACAGTAGGTCCAACCAGCCAACCGTGGTAA